In one window of Streptomyces griseus subsp. griseus DNA:
- a CDS encoding cytochrome c oxidase assembly protein — MDHSGHGMNMDLPPFTLGRGLELSPEPFFLTGCVLALALYGYGVVRLRRRGDGWPVNRIVFFTVGVLSIALVMCTKLNDYGMVMFSVHMVQHMVISMLSPILLLLGAPVTLALRALPPAARGRTGPRELLLKLLHSRYMKIITHPAFTIPLFIASLYALYFTPVFDFLMGSKPGHIGMMVHFLAVGLVFFWPIMGVDPGPHRPGYVMRMLELFAGMPFHAFFGIALMMATTPMVKTYENPPASLGIDALSDQNWAGGIAWAFSEIPSVLVLIALVYQWYHSEQRAAKRSDRAADRDGDKELEAYNAYLASLQARQ; from the coding sequence ATGGATCACAGCGGGCACGGCATGAACATGGATCTGCCGCCGTTCACGCTGGGACGGGGGCTGGAGCTCTCACCCGAGCCGTTCTTCCTCACCGGCTGCGTCCTGGCGCTCGCCCTCTACGGGTACGGCGTGGTGCGCCTGCGCCGGCGCGGGGACGGCTGGCCGGTCAACCGGATCGTCTTCTTCACCGTGGGCGTACTGAGCATCGCGCTGGTGATGTGCACCAAGCTCAACGACTACGGCATGGTCATGTTCAGCGTGCACATGGTGCAGCACATGGTGATCAGCATGCTGTCGCCGATCCTGCTGCTCCTGGGCGCCCCGGTGACGCTGGCGCTGCGCGCGCTGCCGCCCGCCGCCCGCGGCCGGACCGGGCCGCGCGAGCTGCTCCTGAAGCTGCTGCACAGCCGGTACATGAAGATCATCACGCATCCGGCGTTCACGATCCCGCTCTTCATCGCGAGCCTGTACGCGCTGTACTTCACGCCCGTCTTCGACTTCCTCATGGGCTCCAAGCCCGGCCACATCGGGATGATGGTGCACTTCCTCGCGGTTGGCCTGGTCTTCTTCTGGCCGATCATGGGCGTCGACCCGGGCCCGCACCGCCCCGGCTATGTGATGCGGATGCTGGAGCTGTTCGCCGGGATGCCGTTCCACGCCTTCTTCGGGATCGCGCTGATGATGGCGACCACGCCGATGGTCAAGACGTACGAGAACCCGCCCGCCTCCCTCGGCATCGACGCCCTCAGCGACCAGAACTGGGCCGGCGGCATCGCCTGGGCCTTCAGCGAGATCCCCTCCGTGCTGGTGCTGATCGCCCTGGTGTACCAGTGGTACCACTCCGAGCAGCGTGCGGCGAAGCGCTCGGACCGGGCCGCCGACCGCGACGGCGACAAGGAGCTGGAGGCGTACAACGCCTATCTCGCGTCGTTGCAGGCGCGACAGTAG